The proteins below come from a single Triticum aestivum cultivar Chinese Spring chromosome 5D, IWGSC CS RefSeq v2.1, whole genome shotgun sequence genomic window:
- the LOC123122450 gene encoding enoyl-CoA hydratase 2, peroxisomal isoform X2, with protein MATNGRTVASVDPDVALAYKFPEVSFAYDERDVALYALGVGACGADAVDDKELHLVHHRDGQRHIKALPTFASLFPNKNSNGRGIVNVPGIHFDASLLLHGQQYIEIYKPIPSCASVVNKVKVAGLHDKGKATILEIETTTSLKDSGEVLCMNRSTIFLRGAGGFSDSSRPYSYTTYPANQISRISIPNSAPSAVYEDQTQQSQALLYRLSGDYNPLHSDPMVAQVAGFTRPILHGLCTLGFAARAVIKSFCNGDPAAVRNIFGRFLLHVYPGETLVTEMWVDGQRVQYQTKAKERDRAVLSGYVLLKHIPSSLSSGADNGGGRL; from the exons atggcgacgAACGGGAGGACCGTCGCGTCCGTCGACCCCGACGTCGCGCTCGCCTACAAGTTCCCCGAG GTCTCCTTCGCCTACGACGAGAG GGACGTGGCGCTCTACGCGCTCGGCGTGGGGGCCTGCGGCGCGGACGCCGTCGACGACAAGGAGCTCCACCTCGTGCACCACAGGGACGGCCAGCGCCACATCAAG GCGCTTCCTACCTTTGCGTCTTTATTTCCTAACAAGAACAGCAATGGGCGTGGAATTGTTAATGTGCCTGGCATTCA CTTCGATGCAAGCCTTCTATTGCACGGTCAACAATACATAGAGATCTACAAGCCAATTCCTTCATGTGCCAGT GTTGTAAACAAGGTTAAGGTAGCTGGTTTGCACGACAAAG GGAAAGCAACTATTCTCGAGATCGAAACGACCACCAGTCTCAAAGATTCTGGCGAAGTGTTATGTATGAACAG GAGTACTATTTTCTTGCGTGGCGCTGGGGGTTTTTCGGACTCTTCCCGGCCGTACTCGTATACGACTTATCCTGCCAACCAGATTTCTCGCATTTCTATTCCAAATTCCGCACCTTCTGCAGTGTATGAAGACCAGACACAACAATCCCAG GCACTCTTATACAGGTTATCTGGGGATTATAATCCTTTGCATTCAGACCCTATGGTTGCACAGGTTGCAGG GTTCACCCGTCCAATACTGCACGGCCTCTGCACTCTGGGGTTCGCGGCCCGGGCGGTCATCAAGTCGTTCTGCAACGGGGATCCAGCGGCGGTGCGGAACATCTTCGGCCGGTTCCTGCTGCACGTCTACCCCGGCGAGACGCTGGTCACCGAGATGTGGGTCGACGGCCAGAG GGTGCAGTACCAGACCAAGGCGAAGGAGCGTGACCGCGCCGTGCTTTCCGGATACGTGCTGCTCAAACACATCCCCTCATCATT GTCATCAGGTGCTGATAATGGAGGAGGCCGGCTGTAG
- the LOC123122450 gene encoding enoyl-CoA hydratase 2, peroxisomal isoform X1: MATNGRTVASVDPDVALAYKFPEVSFAYDERDVALYALGVGACGADAVDDKELHLVHHRDGQRHIKALPTFASLFPNKNSNGRGIVNVPGIHFDASLLLHGQQYIEIYKPIPSCASVVNKVKVAGLHDKGKATILEIETTTSLKDSGEVLCMNRSTIFLRGAGGFSDSSRPYSYTTYPANQISRISIPNSAPSAVYEDQTQQSQALLYRLSGDYNPLHSDPMVAQVAGFTRPILHGLCTLGFAARAVIKSFCNGDPAAVRNIFGRFLLHVYPGETLVTEMWVDGQRVQYQTKAKERDRAVLSGYVLLKHIPSSLCGRSSGADNGGGRL, encoded by the exons atggcgacgAACGGGAGGACCGTCGCGTCCGTCGACCCCGACGTCGCGCTCGCCTACAAGTTCCCCGAG GTCTCCTTCGCCTACGACGAGAG GGACGTGGCGCTCTACGCGCTCGGCGTGGGGGCCTGCGGCGCGGACGCCGTCGACGACAAGGAGCTCCACCTCGTGCACCACAGGGACGGCCAGCGCCACATCAAG GCGCTTCCTACCTTTGCGTCTTTATTTCCTAACAAGAACAGCAATGGGCGTGGAATTGTTAATGTGCCTGGCATTCA CTTCGATGCAAGCCTTCTATTGCACGGTCAACAATACATAGAGATCTACAAGCCAATTCCTTCATGTGCCAGT GTTGTAAACAAGGTTAAGGTAGCTGGTTTGCACGACAAAG GGAAAGCAACTATTCTCGAGATCGAAACGACCACCAGTCTCAAAGATTCTGGCGAAGTGTTATGTATGAACAG GAGTACTATTTTCTTGCGTGGCGCTGGGGGTTTTTCGGACTCTTCCCGGCCGTACTCGTATACGACTTATCCTGCCAACCAGATTTCTCGCATTTCTATTCCAAATTCCGCACCTTCTGCAGTGTATGAAGACCAGACACAACAATCCCAG GCACTCTTATACAGGTTATCTGGGGATTATAATCCTTTGCATTCAGACCCTATGGTTGCACAGGTTGCAGG GTTCACCCGTCCAATACTGCACGGCCTCTGCACTCTGGGGTTCGCGGCCCGGGCGGTCATCAAGTCGTTCTGCAACGGGGATCCAGCGGCGGTGCGGAACATCTTCGGCCGGTTCCTGCTGCACGTCTACCCCGGCGAGACGCTGGTCACCGAGATGTGGGTCGACGGCCAGAG GGTGCAGTACCAGACCAAGGCGAAGGAGCGTGACCGCGCCGTGCTTTCCGGATACGTGCTGCTCAAACACATCCCCTCATCATT GTGTGGCAGGTCATCAGGTGCTGATAATGGAGGAGGCCGGCTGTAG
- the LOC123122450 gene encoding enoyl-CoA hydratase 2, peroxisomal isoform X3 translates to MATNGRTVASVDPDVALAYKFPEVSFAYDERDVALYALGVGACGADAVDDKELHLVHHRDGQRHIKALPTFASLFPNKNSNGRGIVNVPGIHFDASLLLHGQQYIEIYKPIPSCASVVNKVKVAGLHDKGKATILEIETTTSLKDSGEVLCMNRSTIFLRGAGGFSDSSRPYSYTTYPANQISRISIPNSAPSAVYEDQTQQSQALLYRLSGDYNPLHSDPMVAQVAGFTRPILHGLCTLGFAARAVIKSFCNGDPAAVRNIFGRFLLHVYPGETLVTEMWVDGQRVQYQTKAKERDRAVLSGYVLLKHIPSSL, encoded by the exons atggcgacgAACGGGAGGACCGTCGCGTCCGTCGACCCCGACGTCGCGCTCGCCTACAAGTTCCCCGAG GTCTCCTTCGCCTACGACGAGAG GGACGTGGCGCTCTACGCGCTCGGCGTGGGGGCCTGCGGCGCGGACGCCGTCGACGACAAGGAGCTCCACCTCGTGCACCACAGGGACGGCCAGCGCCACATCAAG GCGCTTCCTACCTTTGCGTCTTTATTTCCTAACAAGAACAGCAATGGGCGTGGAATTGTTAATGTGCCTGGCATTCA CTTCGATGCAAGCCTTCTATTGCACGGTCAACAATACATAGAGATCTACAAGCCAATTCCTTCATGTGCCAGT GTTGTAAACAAGGTTAAGGTAGCTGGTTTGCACGACAAAG GGAAAGCAACTATTCTCGAGATCGAAACGACCACCAGTCTCAAAGATTCTGGCGAAGTGTTATGTATGAACAG GAGTACTATTTTCTTGCGTGGCGCTGGGGGTTTTTCGGACTCTTCCCGGCCGTACTCGTATACGACTTATCCTGCCAACCAGATTTCTCGCATTTCTATTCCAAATTCCGCACCTTCTGCAGTGTATGAAGACCAGACACAACAATCCCAG GCACTCTTATACAGGTTATCTGGGGATTATAATCCTTTGCATTCAGACCCTATGGTTGCACAGGTTGCAGG GTTCACCCGTCCAATACTGCACGGCCTCTGCACTCTGGGGTTCGCGGCCCGGGCGGTCATCAAGTCGTTCTGCAACGGGGATCCAGCGGCGGTGCGGAACATCTTCGGCCGGTTCCTGCTGCACGTCTACCCCGGCGAGACGCTGGTCACCGAGATGTGGGTCGACGGCCAGAG GGTGCAGTACCAGACCAAGGCGAAGGAGCGTGACCGCGCCGTGCTTTCCGGATACGTGCTGCTCAAACACATCCCCTCATCATTGTAA